One Actinospica robiniae DSM 44927 genomic region harbors:
- a CDS encoding HAD family hydrolase, with amino-acid sequence MTELSALVFDFDGLILDTETPEFTAWQEVFARHGAALVAADWAHVIGSVDHGWDPAVEIERATGVVVDDEEMRARWRARHVELLAKESVRPGVVGLIEAAKARGLGLAIASSSKRAWVQGHLERLGIFDSFDAVATGDEVERTKPDPALYTLAVTRLGVPAASALALEDSPNGIRAAQAAGLRCVAVPNNVSRHLDVSAADLVLDSLAELDLDALPARTGG; translated from the coding sequence GTGACTGAGCTGAGCGCACTCGTGTTCGATTTCGACGGGCTGATCCTGGATACCGAGACCCCGGAGTTCACAGCGTGGCAGGAGGTCTTCGCCCGGCACGGGGCTGCGCTGGTCGCGGCGGACTGGGCGCACGTGATCGGGTCGGTCGACCACGGCTGGGACCCGGCGGTGGAGATCGAGCGGGCGACGGGGGTGGTGGTGGACGACGAGGAGATGCGGGCTCGGTGGCGGGCGCGGCACGTGGAGCTGCTCGCCAAGGAGTCGGTGCGGCCGGGTGTGGTCGGGCTGATCGAGGCCGCCAAGGCGCGCGGGCTGGGGCTCGCGATCGCTTCGAGCTCCAAGCGCGCGTGGGTGCAGGGGCACCTGGAGCGGCTCGGCATCTTCGACTCCTTCGACGCCGTGGCCACCGGTGACGAGGTGGAGCGCACCAAGCCGGATCCCGCCCTCTACACGCTCGCCGTGACGCGGCTCGGTGTTCCGGCCGCTTCGGCGCTGGCGCTCGAGGATTCTCCCAACGGCATCCGGGCGGCCCAGGCGGCCGGGCTGCGGTGCGTGGCGGTGCCCAACAACGTCTCGCGGCACCTCGACGTCTCGGCGGCGGACCTGGTGCTGGACTCCCTGGCCGAGCTGGACCTCGACGCGCTGCCGGCCCGAACCGGGGGCTGA
- a CDS encoding response regulator gives MMRVLVVDDEPQLLRALRINLSARRYEVVVAADGASALEAAARHLPDLVILDLGLPDMDGAEVIAGLRGWTKVPILVLSGRADAADKVDALDAGADDYVTKPFSMEELMARLRALQRRAEGDSGADEPVVLIGHFSVDLSAKTITRRADASAEAPESVHLTKTEWAVLEVLVRNPGRLVSGKQLLQQVWGPAYKSETNYLRFYLAKLRQKLEPEPSHPKQLLTEPGMGYRFQP, from the coding sequence ATGATGCGCGTTCTGGTGGTCGACGACGAGCCGCAGCTGCTGCGTGCCCTGCGGATCAACCTCTCGGCCCGGAGGTACGAGGTCGTCGTCGCGGCCGACGGCGCCTCGGCCCTGGAGGCGGCCGCGCGGCATCTGCCCGACCTCGTCATCCTCGACCTCGGCCTGCCCGACATGGACGGCGCGGAGGTCATCGCCGGCCTGCGCGGCTGGACGAAGGTGCCCATCCTCGTGCTCTCCGGCCGCGCCGACGCGGCCGACAAGGTCGACGCCCTCGACGCCGGTGCGGACGACTACGTCACCAAGCCGTTCTCGATGGAAGAGCTGATGGCCCGTCTGCGCGCACTCCAGCGGCGCGCCGAAGGCGATTCCGGCGCTGACGAGCCGGTGGTGCTGATCGGTCATTTCAGCGTCGACCTTTCCGCGAAAACCATCACGAGGCGCGCCGACGCGTCCGCGGAGGCGCCGGAATCCGTACATCTGACCAAAACCGAATGGGCCGTACTCGAAGTCCTGGTGCGCAATCCGGGCCGCCTGGTGTCCGGCAAACAGCTGCTGCAGCAGGTGTGGGGTCCGGCCTATAAGTCGGAGACGAATTACCTGCGCTTCTATCTGGCGAAGCTGCGGCAGAAGCTGGAACCCGAGCCCTCGCACCCGAAGCAGCTGCTCACGGAGCCGGGGATGGGCTACCGCTTCCAGCCCTGA
- a CDS encoding NRAMP family divalent metal transporter, whose protein sequence is MTDLISAPVRRPAVLDDAHLGDIKGAFGTIRHDDTAARSGMSAKLKTLLAVVGPGLIVMCGDNDAGAFSTYGQAGQNYGTSLLWVLLLLVPVLYVNQEMVVRLGVVTGVGHGKLILERFGRFWGIFSVIDLFLLNALTLVTEFIGITLAVGYLGLPKAPSILAAAAVVIGAASTGSFRRFERVALGLCFGSLILIPIALMLHPSAGDVASGFLVPTLPGGAAQLSTVMLLITGLVGTTVAPWQLFFQQSYVIDKRITPRFMKYEKADLWIGIGVVVLGAAAVIGFATAATAGTPAAGHFSDAAGLASAIAAESGHLIGILFAVALLDASIIGAFAVSLSTAYAVGDTFGVNHSLHRGVKQAKGFYGVYVGLIGVAAGIVLIPNAPLGLITNGVQAMAGVLLPSASVYLLLLCNDKEVLGPWVNGRRTNIFTTCVLGVLVTLSFILTAAVLWPSISAGQITTIMAVFLGFGLALGVYALRRGGTAEPIDRAGAEDWRMPPLSELGQTRLSRGRRLAMGSLRGYLALSSVLVVVKVVQLSLTAR, encoded by the coding sequence ATGACCGACCTGATCAGCGCGCCCGTCCGCCGTCCCGCCGTCCTCGACGACGCGCACCTCGGCGACATCAAGGGCGCATTCGGCACCATCAGGCACGACGACACCGCCGCCCGCTCGGGGATGTCGGCCAAGCTCAAGACCCTGCTCGCGGTGGTCGGCCCGGGCCTGATCGTGATGTGCGGCGACAACGACGCCGGGGCCTTCTCCACCTACGGGCAGGCCGGGCAGAACTACGGCACCTCGCTGCTGTGGGTGCTGCTGCTGCTCGTCCCGGTGCTCTACGTCAACCAGGAGATGGTGGTCCGGCTCGGCGTCGTCACCGGCGTCGGGCACGGCAAGCTGATCCTGGAGCGCTTCGGCAGGTTCTGGGGGATCTTCAGCGTCATCGATCTCTTCCTGCTCAATGCCCTGACGCTGGTGACCGAGTTCATCGGGATCACCCTCGCCGTCGGCTACCTCGGCCTGCCCAAGGCGCCCTCGATCCTGGCGGCCGCGGCCGTGGTGATCGGCGCGGCCTCCACCGGCTCGTTCCGCCGGTTCGAGCGGGTGGCCCTCGGCCTGTGCTTCGGCAGCCTGATCCTGATCCCGATCGCGCTGATGCTGCACCCGTCCGCCGGGGACGTGGCCTCCGGATTCCTGGTGCCCACGCTGCCCGGCGGCGCCGCGCAGCTGTCCACGGTGATGCTGCTGATCACCGGGCTCGTCGGCACCACCGTGGCGCCCTGGCAGCTGTTCTTCCAGCAGAGCTATGTGATCGACAAGCGGATCACGCCGCGCTTCATGAAGTACGAGAAGGCCGATCTGTGGATCGGCATCGGCGTGGTGGTCCTCGGCGCGGCCGCCGTCATCGGCTTCGCCACGGCGGCCACCGCGGGCACCCCGGCCGCCGGGCACTTCAGCGACGCGGCCGGGCTGGCCTCGGCGATCGCGGCCGAGAGCGGGCATCTGATCGGCATCCTGTTCGCCGTCGCCCTGCTCGACGCCTCGATCATCGGCGCCTTCGCGGTGTCGCTCTCCACGGCGTACGCGGTCGGGGACACCTTCGGGGTCAACCACTCGCTGCACCGCGGGGTCAAGCAGGCCAAGGGTTTCTACGGCGTGTACGTCGGGCTGATCGGCGTCGCCGCCGGCATCGTGCTGATCCCGAACGCGCCGCTGGGCCTGATCACCAACGGCGTGCAGGCGATGGCCGGCGTGCTGCTGCCCTCCGCCTCGGTGTACCTGCTGCTGCTGTGCAACGACAAAGAGGTGCTCGGGCCCTGGGTCAACGGCCGGCGGACGAACATCTTCACCACCTGCGTGCTCGGCGTGCTGGTGACGCTCTCGTTCATCCTCACCGCCGCCGTCCTGTGGCCGTCGATCAGCGCCGGGCAGATCACCACGATCATGGCGGTCTTCCTCGGCTTCGGCCTGGCCCTCGGCGTCTACGCGCTCCGCCGCGGCGGTACGGCGGAGCCGATCGACCGCGCCGGCGCCGAGGACTGGCGGATGCCGCCGCTCTCCGAACTCGGCCAGACCCGGCTCTCCCGCGGCCGGCGCCTCGCCATGGGCTCGCTGCGCGGGTACCTCGCCCTCTCCTCGGTCCTGGTCGTCGTCAAGGTGGTCCAGCTGAGTCTGACAGCACGCTGA
- a CDS encoding LacI family DNA-binding transcriptional regulator yields the protein MQVSGERTTPTIRLADIAAHAGVSEATVSRVLNGKQGVGLDTRQAVLAALDVLGYERPPRSRQRSAGLIGLVIPELDNPIFPAYAQAIETLLTKQGYTPMLCTLTPGGVSEDEYTEMLLDRGVAGIVFVSGLHADTTADPDRYRRLVERRLPIVLINGHMPQVQAPFFATDDRYSMRQAISHLVELGHERIGMATGPVRYVPVIRKIEGFLAACSSLLGVEESVARERIAHTMFSVAGGQQAARALVERGCTAIVCGSDMMALGAIRALRDEGLSVPQDVSVIGYDDSPLIAFTDPPLTTMRQPVQAIAASAVEALLEEMAGMPGPKDEFVFAPELVVRGSTAAARR from the coding sequence CTGCAGGTGAGTGGCGAACGGACGACGCCCACGATCAGGCTCGCGGACATCGCGGCGCACGCCGGGGTGTCCGAGGCCACGGTCAGCCGGGTGCTCAACGGCAAGCAAGGCGTCGGCCTGGACACCCGGCAGGCGGTGCTCGCCGCGCTCGACGTGCTCGGCTACGAGCGTCCGCCGCGGTCCCGGCAGCGCTCCGCCGGCCTGATCGGCCTCGTCATCCCCGAGCTCGACAACCCGATCTTCCCGGCCTACGCGCAGGCGATCGAGACGCTGCTGACCAAGCAGGGCTACACGCCGATGCTCTGCACCCTCACCCCCGGCGGGGTCAGCGAGGACGAATACACCGAGATGCTGCTCGACCGCGGCGTCGCCGGCATCGTCTTCGTCTCCGGCCTGCACGCGGACACCACCGCCGACCCGGACCGCTACCGCCGCCTCGTCGAGCGCCGGCTCCCGATCGTGCTCATCAACGGCCACATGCCGCAGGTCCAAGCCCCGTTCTTCGCCACCGACGACCGGTACTCGATGCGCCAGGCGATCTCGCACCTCGTGGAACTCGGCCACGAGCGCATCGGCATGGCCACCGGCCCGGTCCGCTACGTGCCCGTGATCAGGAAGATCGAAGGCTTCCTCGCCGCCTGCTCGAGCCTGCTCGGCGTCGAGGAATCCGTCGCCCGCGAGCGGATCGCGCACACGATGTTCTCGGTCGCCGGCGGCCAGCAAGCCGCCCGCGCCCTCGTCGAACGCGGCTGCACCGCCATCGTCTGCGGCAGCGACATGATGGCCCTCGGCGCGATCAGAGCCCTGCGCGACGAAGGCCTGTCCGTCCCCCAGGACGTCTCCGTCATCGGCTACGACGACAGCCCCCTGATCGCCTTCACCGACCCGCCGCTCACCACCATGCGCCAGCCCGTCCAGGCCATAGCCGCGTCCGCCGTCGAAGCGCTGCTCGAGGAGATGGCGGGCATGCCCGGCCCCAAGGACGAGTTCGTCTTCGCCCCCGAGCTCGTCGTCCGCGGGTCCACCGCTGCTGCTCGCCGTTGA
- a CDS encoding WhiB family transcriptional regulator → MTRTDTAAMVASGMGNRMALLPARRSARNAARIPAIADLRLGWQEQARCQGADARLFFGPEKERTRDREAREGEAKQICATCPVLRECRAHALGTPELFGVWGGLSEADRELATGSSFGRRIPRPRPVPAL, encoded by the coding sequence GTGACTCGGACGGACACGGCTGCGATGGTGGCGAGCGGCATGGGAAACCGCATGGCCCTGCTTCCGGCGCGGCGCTCGGCGCGCAATGCGGCGCGCATCCCGGCGATCGCGGATCTGCGGCTGGGTTGGCAGGAGCAGGCACGCTGCCAGGGGGCGGACGCACGGCTGTTCTTCGGACCGGAGAAGGAGCGCACCAGGGACCGCGAAGCGCGCGAGGGCGAGGCCAAGCAGATCTGCGCGACCTGCCCGGTGCTGCGCGAATGCCGCGCTCACGCGCTCGGCACGCCGGAGCTGTTCGGCGTGTGGGGCGGCCTGAGCGAGGCGGACCGGGAACTGGCGACCGGCTCATCCTTCGGCCGCCGAATACCGCGCCCCAGGCCGGTCCCGGCGCTTTAG
- a CDS encoding ATP-binding protein, with protein MSQRGKLRVYLGAAPGVGKTYKMLEEGHRRAERGADVVVGFVETHGREQTARMAEGLEQVPRVTRHYRGVEVQEMDLDAVLARRPQVALVDELPHSNVPGGRHEKRWQDIQDLLDAGIEVISTVNVQHLETLNDVVQRITGVPQREAVPDEVVRAADQIELVDMSPESLRRRLAHGNVYAAEKIDAALGNYFRLGNLTALRELALLWVADRVDEGLRRYREEHHIERVWEARERVVIALPGSAAGDLLIRRAARIAARAAGGELIAVHIARSDGLAGDTSPTALAAQRHLVESLGGTYHTIVGDDVPRALIEFAQAKNATQLVLGTSRRSRVNRFLTGRGVGETTTMYSGDIDVHMVTHRNPAQRRRRLPPNPLRQAEWGTGGSRRGVAAALLSPPVLAALLYNWGPQLRLNQATDILLFLTLTVAVARLGGMVAALVAAIWSSLLLNYFFIAPVHSITIAEANNVIALVVFVLVGLTVASVVDLAIKQTRSAAHASAEAETLNAFAAALLRGDEAIAALLERFRETFSMASVSLLQRSDPGNPRLPDEIDDPSRWTLVASTGTDPALSPGGADTVIEAGPGAVLGLRGRTLPAADQRVLVAFAAQATAAMERRRLAREAATAQTLAAADKMRTALLAAVSHDLRSPLAAAKASISTLRDPDLELPDDDHAELLEAAEESLDKLTRLVENLLDMSRLQAGALKPKLEPAAIEDIIPRAIDDVPEAAGRVRLEPPDPGIPDALVDGPLLERVVANLIGNAVRHTRSPVTVTLSALGDQVEVRVIDRGPGIPEEDWDLVFRPFQRLGDRDNTTGVGLGLALSRGLAEAMGGALVPEATPGGGITMVLSVVAAGHQEGPADTSTQEVAR; from the coding sequence GTGAGTCAGCGCGGCAAGCTCAGGGTCTACCTCGGGGCCGCCCCTGGCGTCGGCAAGACCTACAAGATGCTCGAAGAGGGCCATCGGCGGGCTGAGCGTGGCGCAGACGTGGTGGTCGGCTTCGTGGAGACGCACGGGCGCGAGCAGACAGCCAGGATGGCCGAGGGCCTCGAGCAGGTGCCGCGGGTCACCCGGCATTACCGCGGGGTCGAGGTGCAGGAGATGGACCTCGACGCGGTGCTGGCCAGGCGGCCGCAGGTCGCGCTGGTCGACGAGCTGCCGCACAGCAACGTGCCGGGCGGGCGGCACGAGAAGCGGTGGCAGGACATTCAGGACCTGCTCGACGCCGGCATCGAGGTCATCTCGACCGTCAACGTCCAGCACCTCGAAACCCTCAACGACGTGGTCCAGCGGATCACCGGCGTGCCGCAGCGCGAGGCCGTGCCGGACGAGGTCGTGCGCGCCGCCGACCAGATCGAGCTGGTCGACATGTCGCCGGAGTCGCTGCGGCGCCGGCTTGCGCACGGAAACGTCTACGCAGCCGAGAAGATCGATGCGGCGCTCGGCAACTACTTCCGGCTGGGCAACCTCACCGCGCTGCGGGAGCTGGCGCTGCTGTGGGTCGCCGACCGGGTCGACGAGGGGCTGCGGCGCTACCGGGAGGAGCACCACATCGAGCGGGTCTGGGAGGCCCGCGAACGGGTGGTGATCGCGCTGCCCGGCAGCGCCGCCGGCGATCTGCTGATCCGCCGGGCCGCCCGGATCGCGGCGCGCGCGGCCGGCGGCGAGCTGATCGCGGTGCACATCGCCCGCTCGGACGGGCTGGCCGGCGACACCAGCCCTACCGCCCTCGCCGCGCAGCGCCACCTGGTCGAATCCCTCGGCGGGACGTATCACACCATCGTCGGCGACGACGTGCCGCGCGCGCTGATCGAGTTCGCCCAGGCGAAGAACGCCACCCAGCTCGTGCTCGGCACCTCGCGGCGCAGCCGGGTCAACCGCTTCCTGACCGGCCGGGGCGTGGGCGAGACCACGACCATGTACTCCGGCGACATCGACGTGCACATGGTGACGCACCGGAACCCGGCCCAGCGCCGCCGCCGGCTGCCGCCGAACCCGCTGCGCCAGGCCGAGTGGGGGACCGGCGGCAGCCGGCGCGGCGTGGCCGCCGCCCTTCTCAGCCCGCCGGTGCTGGCCGCGCTGCTCTACAACTGGGGTCCGCAGCTGCGGCTCAATCAGGCCACCGACATCCTGCTCTTCCTCACCCTGACGGTGGCCGTCGCCCGGCTCGGCGGAATGGTCGCGGCCCTGGTGGCGGCGATCTGGAGCTCGCTGCTGCTCAACTACTTCTTCATCGCGCCGGTCCACTCGATCACCATCGCCGAGGCCAACAACGTGATCGCGTTGGTGGTGTTCGTCCTGGTGGGGCTGACCGTGGCGTCCGTGGTGGATCTGGCGATCAAACAGACCCGCAGCGCCGCGCACGCATCGGCCGAGGCGGAGACGCTCAACGCCTTCGCGGCGGCGCTCCTGCGCGGCGACGAGGCGATCGCCGCGCTGCTCGAACGCTTCCGCGAGACCTTCTCCATGGCCAGCGTCAGCCTGCTCCAGCGCAGTGACCCGGGCAATCCGCGGCTGCCGGACGAGATCGACGACCCGTCACGCTGGACCCTGGTCGCCTCCACCGGAACCGATCCGGCGCTGAGCCCGGGCGGCGCCGACACCGTGATCGAAGCGGGCCCGGGCGCGGTGCTCGGACTGCGTGGACGCACTCTGCCCGCCGCCGACCAGCGCGTGCTCGTGGCGTTCGCGGCCCAGGCCACCGCCGCGATGGAACGCCGCAGGCTCGCGCGCGAGGCTGCCACCGCGCAGACGCTCGCGGCCGCCGACAAGATGCGCACCGCATTGCTGGCCGCCGTCTCGCACGACCTGCGCTCCCCGCTGGCCGCGGCGAAGGCCTCGATCAGCACCTTGCGCGACCCCGACCTTGAGCTGCCGGATGACGACCACGCCGAACTGCTCGAAGCCGCCGAGGAATCCCTCGACAAGCTCACCCGGCTCGTCGAGAACCTGCTGGACATGTCCCGGCTGCAGGCCGGCGCGCTCAAGCCGAAGCTCGAACCGGCCGCGATCGAGGACATCATCCCGCGCGCCATCGACGACGTCCCCGAAGCGGCCGGGCGGGTGCGCCTGGAGCCGCCCGACCCCGGAATCCCGGACGCGCTGGTGGACGGTCCACTCCTTGAACGCGTCGTGGCGAACCTGATCGGGAACGCCGTCAGGCACACCCGTTCGCCGGTCACGGTGACCCTCTCCGCGCTGGGTGACCAGGTCGAGGTGCGGGTGATCGACCGCGGCCCCGGCATCCCGGAAGAGGACTGGGACCTGGTGTTCCGTCCCTTCCAGCGGCTCGGCGATCGGGATAACACGACGGGCGTCGGCCTCGGACTCGCCCTCTCCCGCGGCCTGGCCGAGGCGATGGGCGGCGCGCTGGTGCCGGAGGCCACGCCCGGCGGGGGCATCACGATGGTGCTGTCCGTGGTGGCGGCCGGCCACCAGGAAGGGCCGGCGGACACGAGTACACAGGAGGTCGCCCGATGA
- a CDS encoding Uma2 family endonuclease — protein sequence MAARRDHREMTVEEFEALAADAERLDDGARYELVYGKLGVKEVPDGDHGEIIAWLSEWFAFRCSPRLRAYVEQQLKIEEYRKGRARPDLLLAPPGSFRGQGDWPEPEPVALAIEVTSFERDAQRRDGIDKPRAYAETGIQVYLVVDRRKDCVIVHSEPEGEVYRNVQIYPVGALVWLPAPISLELDTEPLRELIA from the coding sequence ATGGCAGCCCGACGCGACCACCGGGAGATGACGGTCGAGGAGTTCGAAGCCCTCGCCGCCGATGCGGAACGCCTCGACGACGGCGCCCGGTACGAACTCGTATACGGGAAGCTGGGGGTCAAGGAAGTGCCGGACGGGGACCACGGGGAGATCATCGCCTGGTTGAGCGAGTGGTTCGCTTTTCGCTGCTCACCCCGACTGCGCGCCTATGTGGAGCAGCAGCTCAAGATCGAGGAGTATCGCAAGGGTCGGGCGCGCCCGGATCTGCTGCTCGCCCCGCCCGGATCCTTCAGAGGCCAGGGAGACTGGCCTGAACCCGAACCGGTGGCGCTCGCCATCGAGGTCACCTCCTTCGAGCGGGACGCTCAGCGGCGTGACGGCATCGACAAGCCGCGTGCGTACGCCGAGACGGGGATTCAGGTCTACCTGGTCGTGGATCGGCGGAAGGACTGCGTGATCGTCCACAGCGAGCCGGAGGGCGAGGTGTATCGGAACGTGCAGATCTACCCGGTCGGGGCTTTGGTCTGGCTGCCCGCTCCGATCTCGCTCGAGTTGGACACCGAGCCGCTGCGGGAGCTGATCGCCTAA
- a CDS encoding HAD family hydrolase, whose protein sequence is MHSPHDSGRAVSPPRSPLIDAVVFDVGETLVDESVEYHGWADWLGVPRHTFSAVFGAVIAAGRGHLDVFEYFKPGFDLAAERQARAEAGRPEGYGERDLYPDARPTLAALRDAGYLVVIAANQTRSSHRLLDGMKLPVHRVTTSDTWGISKPDPRFFAKVLETCRELRPGIEAGHVMYVGDRLDNDLRPAWEAGLRTAHVRRGPWGYLHAEHPDLQAKADLRMDSLAELPQLLAEL, encoded by the coding sequence GTGCACTCCCCCCACGACTCCGGTAGAGCCGTTTCGCCTCCGCGCTCCCCGCTGATCGACGCGGTCGTCTTCGACGTCGGCGAGACGCTGGTGGACGAGAGCGTCGAGTACCACGGCTGGGCCGACTGGCTCGGCGTGCCCCGGCACACCTTCTCCGCGGTCTTCGGCGCGGTGATCGCGGCCGGCCGCGGCCACCTCGACGTGTTCGAGTACTTCAAGCCCGGCTTCGACCTCGCGGCCGAACGCCAGGCCCGGGCCGAGGCCGGCCGGCCGGAGGGATACGGCGAGCGCGACCTGTATCCGGACGCGCGGCCCACCCTGGCCGCGCTGCGCGACGCGGGCTACCTGGTCGTCATCGCCGCCAACCAGACCCGCAGCTCGCACCGGCTGCTCGACGGCATGAAGCTGCCGGTGCACCGGGTCACCACCTCGGACACCTGGGGCATCAGCAAGCCCGATCCGCGGTTCTTCGCGAAGGTGCTCGAGACCTGCCGCGAACTGCGCCCCGGCATCGAGGCCGGACACGTGATGTACGTCGGCGACCGGCTCGACAACGACCTGCGCCCGGCCTGGGAGGCCGGCCTGCGCACCGCCCACGTGCGCCGCGGTCCGTGGGGCTACCTGCACGCCGAGCACCCGGATCTGCAGGCCAAGGCCGACCTGCGGATGGACTCGCTGGCCGAGTTGCCGCAGCTGCTCGCGGAGCTGTGA
- a CDS encoding glycosyl hydrolase family 18 protein codes for MRERSRAAAAVATTACLVAAGVTVLSANAQAATVNLLANPGFEAGSLSGWTCDAGTASTVATPVHAGSYALAGAPSAADDAQCTQTVSVAPNTTYTLSGYVEGSYVYLGVTGGADAWTPSATSWQPLTTTFTTTASQTSIQVYVHGWYAQPTYYADDLSLTGPAGSGSTGSASASASASASASASASASASASKSASASPSASASASASPSASASASASKSASPSASPSGSPTATSTGSGGTPPAGDGVVTAPTGVKVTGTTSSTVTLSWTASTDNSQTGDIPAYYVYNGGNVVATSMGTSVTVSSLTAGTSYSFTVSGYDVAGHQSATSAAVGATTSAAPATTPPVKSAYFDQWGVYGNSYYPSNLADSGAAGELTDIDYAFENISDAAPYQCFETIKAADTNDSDTSAGDGAGDAFADYQKEYSSSNSVDGSSDVYSQPIKGNFNQLRELKAKYPNIKILVSIGGWTFSKYFSDAAATPALRQAFVSSCINMFIKGNLPTGISGDPSGGTAAGAGLFDGIDIDWEYPASADGHAGNHYSAADTANFTALLAEFRSELDSYGATVGKHYELTATLPAGQDKINLIQTNQIGQYLDYASLMAYDMHGSWDSTGPTNFQDPMTQATNDPSTPVAPGNLDYSVQTAVTAYTTGLSAYSIPGGFPASKLVLGVPFYWRGWTGVPAGTDYGLYQSATGPSAAYSYSATAGTAFYKELESAGLTSADEHWDATTDSAWIYDPTSQSFFTGDTPQSISTKASYITANGLGGMFAYSLEGDDASSTLLKALGSDLP; via the coding sequence ATGAGGGAACGATCCAGAGCCGCGGCCGCCGTGGCCACGACCGCCTGCCTGGTCGCGGCCGGCGTGACCGTGCTGTCCGCGAACGCGCAGGCCGCGACGGTGAACCTGCTGGCCAACCCGGGATTCGAGGCCGGCAGCCTGTCCGGCTGGACCTGCGACGCGGGCACCGCCTCGACGGTGGCCACGCCGGTGCACGCGGGCTCCTACGCCCTGGCCGGCGCGCCGTCCGCCGCGGACGACGCCCAGTGCACCCAGACGGTGAGCGTCGCCCCGAACACCACCTACACCCTTTCCGGGTACGTCGAGGGCTCGTACGTCTACCTCGGCGTGACCGGCGGCGCCGACGCCTGGACGCCGAGCGCGACCAGCTGGCAGCCGCTGACCACGACCTTCACCACCACGGCGTCGCAGACCTCGATCCAGGTGTACGTGCACGGCTGGTACGCCCAGCCGACCTACTACGCCGACGACCTCTCGCTCACCGGGCCGGCCGGGTCCGGCTCGACCGGATCCGCTTCGGCTTCGGCGTCTGCTTCTGCTTCTGCTTCTGCTTCTGCTTCTGCTTCTGCGTCTGCGTCGAAGTCGGCTTCCGCTTCGCCGTCCGCTTCCGCTTCCGCTTCGGCCTCTCCGTCGGCTTCGGCTTCGGCTTCGGCGAGCAAGAGCGCTTCGCCGAGCGCGTCACCGAGCGGCTCGCCCACCGCGACCTCGACCGGCAGCGGCGGCACTCCCCCGGCCGGCGACGGCGTGGTCACCGCCCCGACCGGCGTGAAGGTGACCGGCACCACCAGCTCGACCGTCACGCTCTCCTGGACCGCGTCCACCGACAACTCGCAGACCGGCGACATCCCGGCGTACTACGTCTACAACGGCGGCAACGTGGTGGCCACCTCGATGGGCACCAGCGTCACCGTCAGCAGCCTGACGGCCGGCACGAGCTACTCGTTCACCGTCTCCGGCTACGACGTGGCCGGGCACCAGTCGGCCACCTCCGCGGCCGTCGGCGCGACCACGTCGGCCGCCCCGGCCACCACTCCGCCGGTGAAGTCCGCGTACTTCGACCAGTGGGGCGTGTACGGCAACTCGTACTACCCGAGCAACCTGGCCGACTCCGGTGCCGCGGGTGAGCTGACCGACATCGACTACGCGTTCGAGAACATCTCCGACGCCGCGCCCTACCAGTGCTTCGAGACCATCAAGGCCGCGGACACCAACGACAGCGACACCAGCGCCGGCGACGGAGCGGGCGACGCCTTCGCGGACTACCAGAAGGAATACTCGAGCTCGAACAGCGTGGACGGTTCGAGCGACGTCTACTCGCAGCCGATCAAGGGCAACTTCAACCAGCTGCGCGAGCTCAAGGCCAAGTACCCGAACATCAAGATCCTCGTCTCCATCGGCGGCTGGACCTTCTCGAAGTACTTCTCCGACGCGGCCGCCACCCCGGCCTTGCGCCAGGCCTTCGTCTCCTCCTGTATCAACATGTTCATCAAGGGCAACCTGCCCACCGGCATCTCCGGCGACCCCTCCGGCGGCACCGCGGCCGGCGCGGGCCTGTTCGACGGCATAGACATCGACTGGGAGTACCCGGCCAGCGCCGACGGCCACGCCGGCAACCACTACTCCGCCGCCGACACCGCGAACTTCACCGCGCTGCTGGCCGAGTTCCGCAGCGAGCTCGACAGCTACGGCGCGACGGTGGGCAAGCACTACGAGCTGACCGCGACCCTGCCGGCCGGCCAGGACAAGATCAACCTGATCCAGACCAACCAGATCGGCCAGTACCTCGACTACGCGAGCCTGATGGCTTACGACATGCACGGCTCCTGGGACAGCACCGGACCGACCAACTTCCAGGACCCGATGACGCAGGCCACGAACGACCCGTCCACGCCGGTCGCCCCGGGGAACCTGGACTACAGCGTCCAGACCGCCGTCACCGCGTACACGACGGGATTGAGCGCCTACTCGATCCCCGGCGGGTTCCCGGCGAGCAAGCTGGTCCTGGGCGTGCCGTTCTACTGGCGCGGCTGGACCGGGGTGCCCGCGGGCACCGACTACGGCCTCTACCAGTCGGCCACCGGACCGAGCGCCGCGTACTCGTACAGCGCGACGGCGGGCACCGCGTTCTACAAGGAACTCGAATCGGCCGGCCTGACCAGTGCGGACGAGCACTGGGACGCCACCACCGACTCGGCCTGGATCTACGACCCGACCTCGCAGTCGTTCTTCACCGGCGACACTCCGCAGTCGATCTCGACGAAGGCCTCGTACATCACCGCGAACGGGCTGGGCGGCATGTTCGCCTACTCGCTCGAAGGTGACGACGCGTCCAGCACCCTGCTGAAGGCTCTCGGCAGCGACCTGCCGTAA